AAAATAGACGTGTTTTATGGGCACGGCTCGTTTGTGCATAAAAACCGCATCAAAATCACCAGCTCGAGCGGCAACGCCGAGGAAATAGAGACCAGCAAAGTCATCATTGCGACAGGCTCCAAACCCATCGTGCCAGCCAATTTCAACTACGACAAAAAGCGCGTCATCACTAGCACGGAAGCGCTCAACATCGAGAAAGTGCCGGACAGCATGGTCGTCATCGGCGGCGGTGTCATCGGGCTGGAATTGGGCAGCGTGTACGCCCGTTTGGGCACCAAGGTCATTGTGGTGGAGTTTCTCGACCGCATCATTGCAGGCATGGATGCCGACTGTAGCCGCGAGTTGATGAAGAGCATGAAAAATCTTGGGGTCGAGTTCCACCTGCGCCATGCCGTCACCGAAGTCACCCCCTCCAAATCAAAAGTGAAAGTGGTCGCCCAAAGCCGCGACGACGATTCAAAAAAACTTTCTTGGGATGTGGACTACTGCCTCGTAGCCATCGGTCGCCGCCCCTACACCGACGGGCTTGGCTTGGAAAACGTAGGCATCGCCTTGGATGAAAAAGGCCGCATCCCTGTGGACGAGCATCTGCAAACCACCGAGCCAGGCATCTACGCCATTGGCGACGTGGTACAGGGCGCCATGTTGGCGCACAAGGCGGAAGAAGAGGGCGTGTTCGTGGCAGAGACGATTGTCGGTCAAAAGCCACACATTCACTATCACCTCATTCCCGGCGTCGTCTATACCTGGCCCGAAGTGGCAGGCGTGGGCTACACAGAGGAAGAGCTCAAGGAAAAGGGCATCCCTTACAAGCCCGGCAAGTTCCCCTTCCGTGCCTTGGGCCGCGCGCGTGCGAGCATGGACTTGGACGGCATGGTGAAAGTGCTGGCACACAAAGAGACCGACGAAATCCTTGGCGT
This genomic interval from Saprospiraceae bacterium contains the following:
- the lpdA gene encoding dihydrolipoyl dehydrogenase, whose translation is MTYDVTIIGSGPGGYVAAIRCAQLGLKTAIVERYSVLGGTCLNVGCIPSKALLDSSEHYHNAHKKFQTHGIDLKDLKVNMPQMIRRKNEVVLDNNKGVEFLMKKNKIDVFYGHGSFVHKNRIKITSSSGNAEEIETSKVIIATGSKPIVPANFNYDKKRVITSTEALNIEKVPDSMVVIGGGVIGLELGSVYARLGTKVIVVEFLDRIIAGMDADCSRELMKSMKNLGVEFHLRHAVTEVTPSKSKVKVVAQSRDDDSKKLSWDVDYCLVAIGRRPYTDGLGLENVGIALDEKGRIPVDEHLQTTEPGIYAIGDVVQGAMLAHKAEEEGVFVAETIVGQKPHIHYHLIPGVVYTWPEVAGVGYTEEELKEKGIPYKPGKFPFRALGRARASMDLDGMVKVLAHKETDEILGVHIVGARAADMIAEAVALMEFRASAEDAARISHAHPTYTEAFKEASLAATANRALHM